In the Drosophila biarmipes strain raj3 chromosome X, RU_DBia_V1.1, whole genome shotgun sequence genome, one interval contains:
- the LOC108025850 gene encoding uncharacterized protein LOC108025850 isoform X1 has protein sequence MSGNPDRSLADLFMDWRLGDENEDPAAAGCDPAVSPASTTRSQLVHLKSPCKVPQTEITETHTEPNDSVIFVDADISSSSSNSNSSVILVSSGVSNESLVSCLHSSQYHSTSENVTIEETTDCEFGHLSLDSDTNRPGAADMDAPKFSLKRHSPDPADHDLEIKKCPSTSACADVATMRKRRASGHGDDDPACKKLHRNLDEVATPSNRSVVTRSGRAVVTRMNHAFDYSSSQSKDDGEEDSDDQWLDTDDEEYQQALEFVQPKWHGCKRRSLGNSSSSACSTDDSQSSPVAASSIVYLELGEQVAVVRDEPKANIALEDDGELKTQMHKFLGLMAARRRLYNPATDHDPEEPQESVDNLSISRLLDSSRSSATGLVTPSPKRLTQSPRTPTPTWSSLNLSHRRRPTQEERQTKMFDDMVLQANANSYEEQTPDALKEPIDLSELPSRKQVALICRRHKSSIACLEQHPLFYRFVESLNPRTSINMCHPLALSYREKSFNDCKVALSKVLFNMFNHAIFHCGLMAPIVWKRGMTTHCKSELQVAASGRRTARILLWENISQPGMLIQPLLHEMCHAAAFVFNRETGHGDNCRRWVYQAKSAMPELPTVEDCQATFKYTCTMCCRCSYGRIEFELDRVRCHYCQFEVAVKPCRKDEICHGTRPDFTITPFKSFVRENYLKLGEEGGSTHSSRMRLLNEEYKKMNAPTG, from the exons ATGTCTGGGAATCCGGACAGGAGTCTGGCGGACCTGTTCATGGACTGGCGCCTGGGGGACGAGAATGAGGACCCGGCGGCGGCAGGCTGTGACCCAGCCGTCAGCCCGGCCAGCACAACCCGATCCCAACTGGTTCATTTGAAGTCGCCGTGCAAGGTGCCCCAAACCGAAATCACCGAAACCCATACGGAGCCCAACGACAGTGTTATATTTGTGGACGCcgacatcagcagcagcagcagcaacagcaacagcagcgtaATTTTGGTGTCATCCGGGGTGTCCAATGAGTCGTTGGTCAGCTGCCTCCACTCGTCCCAGTACCACAGCACCTCGGAGAACGTAACCATCGAGGAGACCACAGACTGCGAGTTCGGACACTTGTCACTGGACTCGGACACCAACC GTCCTGGCGCCGCCGACATGGATGCGCCGAAGTTCTCCTTGAAGCGACACTCCCCGGATCCCGCGGACCACGATCTGGAGATCAAGAAAT GTCCTAGTACTAGTGCCTGCGCGGACGTCGCCACAATGAGGAAGAGAAGGGCTTCGGGTCATGGTGACGATGATCCGGCTTGTAAGAAAC TCCATCGGAATCTGGACGAGGTGGCCACCCCCTCGAATCGCTCGGTGGTGACGCGCAGCGGTCGCGCCGTGGTGACGCGCATGAACCACGCGTTCGACTACTCCTCCTCGCAGTCGAAGGACGACGGCGAGGAGGACTCCGATGACCAGTGGCTGGACACCGACGACGAGGAGTACCAGCAGGCTCTGGAGTTCGTGCAGCCCAAGTGGCATGGGTGCAAGCGGCGCAGCCTGgggaacagcagcagcagtgccTGCAGCACCGATGACAGCCAATCCTCGCCGGTGGCAGCGTCTTCCATTGTCTATCTCGAATTGGGCGAGCAAGTCGCCGTCGTAAGGGACGAGCCAAAGGCCAATATCGCCCTCGAGGATGATGGGGAACTCAAGACGCAGATGCACAAGTTTCTGGGCCTGATGGCGGCACGTCGCCGGCTCTACAATCCAGCGACCGACCACGATCCGGAGGAACCGCAGGAGAGTGTGGATAACCTATCGATCAGTCGTCTGCTGGACTCATCCCGTTCCTCGGCCACAGGCCTAGTCACGCCCTCACCCAAGCGCCTTACCCAGTCTCCCCGGACCCCGACGCCCACCTGGTCGAGCCTGAATTTGTCGCATCGCCGCCGCCCCACCCAGGAGGAGCGCCAGACGAAGATGTTCGACGACATGGTGTTGCAGGCCAATGCCAATTCGTACGAGGAGCAGACGCCGGATGCGCTCAAGGAGCCCATCGATCTGAGCGAACTGCCGAGCCGCAAGCAAGTGGCCCTCATCTGCCGCCGCCACAAGAGCAGCATTGCCTGCCTGGAGCAGCACCCGCTCTTCTACAGATTCGTCGAGTCGCTCAACC CGAGGACCTCCATTAACATGTGTCACCCGCTGGCGCTGAGCTACAGGGAGAAAAGCTTCAACGACTGCAAAGTGGCCCTGTCCAAAGTGCTCTTCAATATGTTCAACCACGCCATCTTCCACTGCGGCCTCATGGCGCCGATCGTTTGGAAGCGCGGCATGACCACGCACTGCAAAAGCGAACTGCAGGTGGCCGCCTCCGGGAGGCGCACCGCCCGCATTCTGCTGTGGGAGAACATCAGCCAGCCGGGCATGCTCATCCAGCCGCTGCTCCACGAGATGTGCCATGCGGCGGCCTTCGTTTTCAACCGCGAGACGGGACATGGCGACAACTGCCGCAGATG GGTCTACCAGGCGAAGAGCGCGATGCCGGAGCTTCCGACGGTCGAGGACTGTCAGGCCACCTTCAAGTACACCTGCACCATGTGCTGCCGCTGCTCGTACGGCAGGATCGAGTTCGAGCTGGACCGCGTGCGCTGCCACTACTGCCAGTTCGAGGTGGCCGTGAAGCCGTGCCGCAAGGATGAGATCTGCCACGGCACCCGGCCGGACTTCACGATCACCCCCTTCAAGTCCTTCGTCCGCGAGAACTACCTGAAGCTGGGCGAGGAGGGCGGCAGCACGCACAGCTCCAGGATGAGGCTGCTCAACGAAGAGTACAAAAAGATGAACGCCCCCACGGGCTAG
- the LOC108025812 gene encoding uncharacterized protein LOC108025812, translating into MSPPRHILKLSLEEQRQFIDSFDLVISDCDGVVWLLVGWIPNTGPAVNALKAAGKKIKFVSNNSFRSEEAYMEKFRTIGAHNIQEDDIVHPVKTIVRYLKKHKPGERVFSLMSLEANETLRKHNIEFESLQVKEHLTAASLVDHLAIEKPVGAVLFDIHLDLSYVELAKAIRHLQENEDCQLIAGGSDVIMPLAENLNVAGFFDFLEHVKRYTQREATFLGKPSPILGEMFNEMFEIREPKRCIFIGDTLVQDVQFGKACGFQSLLVLSGCLTEEDMLNAPVEAQPDYYADSLADFTQLLENIRK; encoded by the exons ATGTCGCCACCACGTCACATTCTGAAGCTCAGCCTGGAGGAGCAGCGCCAGTTCATCGATTCCTTCGACCTGGTCATCAGCGACTGCGATGGCGTCGTCTGGCTCCTGGTGGGCTGGATACCCAACACGGGCCCCGCCGTGAATGCCTTGAAAGCGGCCGGCAAGAAAATCAAGTTCGTGTCCAACAACAGCTTCCGTTCCGAGGAGGCCTACATGGAGAAGTTCCGGACCATAGGCGCCCATAATATCCAGGAGGACGACATCGTCCATCCGGTGAAGACCATCGTCAGGTATCTGAAGAAGCACAAGCCGGGTGAGAGGGTGTTCTCCCTCATGTCCCTGGAGGCCAATGAGACGTTGCGTAAGCACAACATCGAGTTCGAGTCACTG CAAGTCAAGGAGCACCTCACGGCAGCCTCGCTGGTGGACCACCTAGCCATTGAGAAGCCCGTGGGCGCAGTGCTCTTCGACATCCACCTGGATCTCTCGTACGTGGAGCTGGCCAAGGCCATCCGGCATCTGCAGGAGAACGAGGACTGCCAGTTGATAGCCGGTGGCAGCGATGTCATCATGCCGCTGGCGGAGAATCTCAATGTGGCCGGCTTCTTTGACTTCCTGGAGCATGTGAAGCGCTACACCCAACGGGAGGCCACATTCCTGGGCAAGCCCTCGCCCATACTGGGCGAGATGTTCAACGAAATGTTCGAGATCCGCGAGCCCAAGCGCTGCATCTTCATCGGCGACACTCTGGTGCAGGATGTGCAGTTCGGCAAGGCTTGCGGCTTCCAGTCCCTCCTCGTGCTCAGTGGCTGCCTCACCGAGGAGGACATGCTGAATGCCCCGGTGGAGGCACAGCCGGACTACTATGCAGACAGCCTGGCGGACTTTACGCAGCTGCTTGAAAATATTCGAAAGTAG
- the LOC108025811 gene encoding translation initiation factor eIF-2B subunit beta, whose amino-acid sequence MREQPLKEVTQLIHAIKVGLVEGSYSITNKTLDIFKYIIMSKSWQNADALMQIVRGQCKILQAALPQETVTSNIARRILKLTREEFDLLHAKVQHIADDSQASLSLHKLVTQTSESNVSVDYSVPQQGLREALLDHLQEVETELETSSENICVQAEEHIHSSEIILTLGHSRSVENFLKRAIKKRQSLTIIVAECAPACRGHNLAASLAGEKNVEIVVIPDAAIFAMMSRVNKVIIGTHSVLANGGLRAACGAYTVALAAKHYSVPVIVLAPMYKLSPLHLCEQDAFNMVGCAEDVIPYDSIPAREAKVYSPMFDYVPPELVTLFISNTGGHAPSYVYRLLTELYHPEDLEI is encoded by the exons ATGAGGGAACAGCCACTGAAGGAGGTCACCCAGCTGATCCACGCCATCAAAGTGGG GCTGGTCGAGGGATCCTACAGCATAACCAACAAGACGCTGGACATTTTCAAGTACATCATCATGAGCAAGAGCTGGCAGAACGCGGA TGCCCTCATGCAGATTGTGCGCGGCCAGTGCAAGATCCTGCAGGCTGCTCTGCCCCAGGAGACGGTCACCTCGAACATTGCCCGGCGGATACTGAAGCTGACACGCGAGGAGTTCGACCTGCTGCACGCCAAGGTGCAGCACATCGCGGACGACTCGCAGGCCTCGCTGTCGCTGCACAAACTGGTCACACAGACCAGCGAGAGCAACGTGAGCGTGGACTACTCGGTGCCGCAGCAGGGATTGCGGGAGGCCCTGCTCGACCATCTGCAGGAGGTGGAAACGGAGCTGGAAACGAGTTCGGAGAACATTTGTGTGCAGGCCGAGGAGCACATCCACTCGTCGGAGATCATATTAACCCTGGGCCACTCGCGCAGCGTCGAGAACTTCCTTAAGCGGGCGATCAAGAAGCGACAGTCCCTCACCATCATTGTGGCCGAGTGTGCGCCGGCATGTCGG GGTCACAACTTGGCAGCCAGCTTGGCGGGTGAGAAGAATGTGGAGATCGTTGTGATACCGGATGCGGCCATCTTTGCCATGATGTCGCGCGTCAACAAGGTGATCATCGGCACGCACAGTGTCCTGGCCAATGGAGGTCTGAGGGCGGCCTGCGGTGCGTACACGGTGGCCCTGGCTGCCAAGCACTACTCCGTGCCGGTCATCGTGCTGGCGCCCATGTACAAACTGTCCCCGCTGCACCTGTGCGAGCAGGACGCCTTCAACATGGTCGGCTGCGCGGAGGATGTGATCCCCTACGACTCGATTCCCGCCCGCGAGGCCAAGGTCTACAGCCCCATGTTCGACTATGTGCCACCAGAGCTGGTCACCCTCTTCATATCCAACAC TGGTGGCCACGCCCCATCCTATGTGTACCGACTGCTCACGGAACTGTATCACCCAGAAGACCTGGAAATCTAA
- the LOC108025934 gene encoding uncharacterized protein LOC108025934, whose product MSALANGGQEDDLKILGQLKSIEQINEQRRKFLNSTINEEVSEDLNGATIQEEHLEKDLKKLEQLEPKEEESLPEEKPELQAVPEEVAEEKTSEEKAPEEKTPEGSPKKTEQEKVPETAEQSKPQPPTTLTLNVKYATLPSPNVVTLRSPLSPPPKPPMLGRTRSIGPGDGKSNGAVSPDHSLMRQSFPEGVLTPSKAAKAPAAPSEEAPATVSARHYEGLIEELRCPGCAGAMKAPILLCKSGHSVCEQCTRILLMCPLCKEAFTNSRSLTVEALCAKAHFRCGHASGGCQVRMPVVLLPWHEQQCMYKPMKCFMGRVWGDCRWQGREVQWKEHLEENHNDRLFRSNSADLQWNLATRRKPLTGYYVFQAHDEMFNFYEIHDRQRILFTMTCTSNRRDSKYNYAYEVTVLQPDNEALSMTQKFPVHSEYDKDILMEGTCVSIPLSELNRFLDQDKVLHYRVSVLAVKSPRRVKPPRQSLPQPTELEQTANGGVNGKSVPTNMIITRTYKEAIGEVAAQSKEAGATPDEEEDAASAGGGGDGGLELERKWGTPQLHFNRKYLRNTLNDTTPVEDELRPLAADLRNGHGDDKLSQCSNSTSYTKKVSDSLRRSFRALKADIVDMRPFGKKSIKAGASSPVQANGN is encoded by the exons atgtCTGCGCTAGCCAATGGAGGACAGGAGGATGATCTGAAAATTCTGGGCCAACTCAAGAGCATCGAACAGATCAACGAGCAGCGCCGCAAATTCCTCAACAGCACGATCAACGAGGAGGTTTCGGAGGACTTGAATGGAGCCACAATTCAGGAGGAGCACTTGGAGAAGGATTTAAAAAAGTTGGAGCAGCTGGAGCCGAAGGAAGAGGAGAGTCTGCCAGAGGAGAAGCCGGAGTTGCAGGCAGTTCCCGAGGAGGTGGCGGAGGAGAAGACGTCAGAGGAGAAAGCACCGGAGGAGAAAACGCCAGAGGGGAGCCCAAAAAAGACGGAGCAGGAGAAGGTCCCCGAAACGGCGGAGCAGTCCAAGCCGCAGCCACCAACTACCCTCACCCTGAATGTGAAATACGCCACGCTCCCCAGTCCCAATGTGGTGACGCTGCGTTCCCCGCTCTCGCCGCCTCCCAAGCCGCCCATGCTGGGTCGCACCCGGAGCATAGGCCCTGGGGATGGCAAGAGCAACGGAGCTGTCTCGCCGGACCATTCCCTGATGCGCCAAAGCTTTCCCGAGGGCGTGCTGACGCCCAGCAAGGCGGCCAAAGCACCAGCCGCGCCCAGTGAAGAGGCACCGGCCACCGTCTCCGCCCGCCACTACGAGGGACTCATCGAGGAGCTGCGCTGTCCCGGCTGTGCCGGCGCCATGAAGGCACCCATCCTCCTGTGCAAGAGCGGACACAGTGTCTGCGAGCAGTGCACCCGCATTCTGCTCATGTGCCCACTGTGCAAG GAAGCCTTCACCAACTCCCGATCGCTGACCGTGGAGGCCCTCTGTGCCAAGGCGCACTTCCGGTGCGGACACGCCTCCGGCGGCTGCCAGGTGCGGATGCCGGTGGTCCTGCTGCCGTGGCACGAGCAGCAGTGCATGTACAAGCCGATGAAGTGCTTCATGGGCCGCGTGTGGGGCGACTGCCGCTGGCAGGGACGCGAGGTGCAGTGGAAGGAGCACCTGGAGGAGAACCACAACGACCGGCTGTTCCGCTCGAATAGCGCGGATCTGCAGTGGAACCTGGCCACGAGGCGGAAACCGCTGACCGGCTACTACGTCTTCCAGGCGCACGACGAGATGTTCAACTTCTACGAGATCCACGACCGGCAGCGCATCCTGTTCACCATGACCTGCACCTCGAACCGGCGGGACAGCAAGTACAACTACGCCTACGAGGTGACCGTGCTCCAGCCGGACAACGAGGCGCTGTCCATGACCCAGAAGTTCCCCGTGCACAGCGAGTACGACAAGGACATCCTCATGGAGGGCACCTGTGTCAGCATTCCCCTCTCGGAGCTCAATCGGTTCCTGGACCAGGACAAG GTTCTCCACTACCGCGTGAGCGTGCTGGCGGTCAAGTCACCGCGCCGGGTGAAACCCCCTCGACAGAGTCTGCCGCAGCCCACGGAACTCGAGCAGACCGCCAATGGAGGAGTCAATGGAAAGAGCGTGCCGACCAACATGATCATTACGCGTACCTACAAGGAGGCTATCGGCGAGGTGGCTGCCCAGTCCAAGGAGGCGGGGGCCACGccggacgaggaggaggatgccGCGTCCgccggcggtggtggcgacGGTGGCCTGGAACTCGAGCGCAAGTGGGGCACACCGCAGCTGCACTTCAACCGAAAGTATCTGCGGAACACTTTGAATGACACGACGCCCGTGGAGGACGAACTGCGTCCCCTGGCCGCGGACTTGCGCAATGGACATGGCGACGACAAGCTCTCCCAGTGCAGCAACAGCACGAGTTACACGAAAAAGGTCTCCGACTCGCTGCGCAGGAGTTTCCGGGCCCTCAAGGCGGACATCGTGGATATGCGGCCGTTTGGCAAGAAGTCAATCAAGGCAGGAGCCTCCTCTCCGGTCCAGGCCAATGGCAACTAG
- the LOC108025943 gene encoding WW domain-binding protein 11: protein MGRRSINTTKSGKYMNPTDQARKEARKKELKKNKRQRQMVRAAVLKNKDPSQILEEMEKIDEMEYNVLQPSPLNEKVLRDKRKKLKETFDRVMRLYHNDEPEHWADLKRKEVEYEKKRLKKQQYYESVKHAQSVQIDEIPLPAPVSAAIPGGPTGTAGGPVVAGFGAAVGIRLPPPPMTMALPPYAPGAPPGVAKNSDAAANEAQAEKSKEDEEKDWLGVPPGPPPDLFALSELDSDAEGNTDYDGEGEEEEKESQRKSKDKDKEATEPNNQNIDDFMKEMEHVHKRKHRKLAAKEDEADKHREDDEDDDDSDKRLERASSSDRKSASSSDSEDDDHDEDDDEDMAEPPSKTAPVKSSSATAAQPAPAPPTAPTLPTIPLPPASSVPAPPQLPQLPPIHNLGPPGIMYRPPPLRPPHAGSGFGIRMPPGPPPGARPPHGLGPMPRMGIRMPPGPPPGLPPRLAHHNKQGGGGGPPKESAKGVTTITAKPQIRNLSADVTRFVPSTLRVKREDQRRTARPRHAANDGHHVPSESHTKPPTKDDAYLQFMNEMQGLL from the exons ATGGGGCGCCGCTCCATCAACACCACCAAGAGTGGCAAGTACATGAATCCCACGGACCAGGCGC GCAAGGAGGCGCGCAAGAAGGAGCTCAAGAAGAACAAGAGGCAGCGCCAGATGGTGCGGGCGGCGGTGCTGAAGAACAAGGATCCCTCACAGATACTCGAGGAGATGGAGAAGATCGACGAGATGG AGTACAACGTGCTGCAGCCATCGCCACTCAACGAGAAGGTGCTGCGCGACAAGCGGAAAAAGCTGAAGGAAACCTTCGACCGGGTGATGCGACTCTAT CACAACGACGAGCCCGAGCACTGGGCGGACCTCAAGCGCAAGGAGGTGGAGTACGAGAAGAAGCGCCTGAAGAAGCAGCAGTACTACGAGAGTGTCAAGCACGCCCAGAGCGTCCAGATCGATGAGATTCCCCTGCCCGCACCGGTGTCGGCGGCCATACCTGGCGGTCCTACCGGCACCGCTGGCGGACCGGTCGTCGCGGGATTCGGTGCCGCCGTTGGCATTCGGCTTCCCCCGCCACCCATGACCATGGCCCTGCCGCCCTATGCCCCTGGTGCTCCGCCAGGCGTGGCCAAGAACAGCGATGCAGCTGCCAACGAGGCACAGGCGGAGAAGTCCAAGGAGGACGAGGAAAAGGATTGGCTCGGTGTACCGCCGGGACCGCCGCCGGATCTGTTTGCCCTGTCCGAGCTGGATTCCGATGCCGAGGGCAACACGGACTACGATGGCGAGGGTGAGGAGGAAGAGAAGGAGTCGCAAAGGAAGAGcaaggacaaggacaaggagGCCACGGAACCGAATAACCAAAACATCGATGACTTTATGAAGGAAATGGAGCACGTGCACAAGCGAAAGCACCGCAAGCTAGCGGCCAAGGAGGACGAGGCGGACAAACACCGggaggacgacgaggacgatGATGACTCCGATAAGCGTTTGGAGCGGGCCTCTAGCTCCGACAGGAAatccgccagcagcagcgacagcgAGGACGACGATCATGATGAGGATGATGATGAAGACATGGCCGAACCGCCGAGCAAGACAGCACCTGTGAAATCCTCCTCCGCCACGGCAGCGCAACCAGCACCGGCTCCTCCGACGGCGCCGACACTGCCTACTATTCCGTTGCCCCCGGCGTCGTCGGTGCCAGCGCCACCACAACTGCCGCAACTCCCGCCTATTCACAATCTTGGGCCACCGGGCATCATGTACCGACCTCCGCCCTTGCGACCACCGCATGCGGGCTCCGGTTTTGGCATACGCATGCCACCTGGACCACCGCCCGGCGCTAGGCCACCACACGGCCTGGGGCCCATGCCCCGCATGGGCATCCGGATGCCGCCGGGACCGCCACCGGGTCTGCCACCTCGCCTGGCCCACCACAACAAGCagggcggcggtggcggtcCGCCCAAGGAGTCCGCCAAGGGTGTGACCACCATTACAGCCAAACCACAAATCAG GAATCTGAGTGCGGATGTCACCCGCTTTGTGCCCTCCACGTTGCGAGTGAAGCGCGAGGATCAGCGGCGGACGGCGAGGCCCAGGCACGCGGCCAACGATGGCCACCACGTCCCCTCAGAGTCGCACACCAAGCCGCCCACCAAGGACGACGCCTATCTGCAGTTCATGAACGAGATGCAGGGCTTGCTTTAG
- the LOC108025850 gene encoding uncharacterized protein LOC108025850 isoform X2, which yields MSGNPDRSLADLFMDWRLGDENEDPAAAGCDPAVSPASTTRSQLVHLKSPCKVPQTEITETHTEPNDSVIFVDADISSSSSNSNSSVILVSSGVSNESLVSCLHSSQYHSTSENVTIEETTDCEFGHLSLDSDTNRPGAADMDAPKFSLKRHSPDPADHDLEIKKFHRNLDEVATPSNRSVVTRSGRAVVTRMNHAFDYSSSQSKDDGEEDSDDQWLDTDDEEYQQALEFVQPKWHGCKRRSLGNSSSSACSTDDSQSSPVAASSIVYLELGEQVAVVRDEPKANIALEDDGELKTQMHKFLGLMAARRRLYNPATDHDPEEPQESVDNLSISRLLDSSRSSATGLVTPSPKRLTQSPRTPTPTWSSLNLSHRRRPTQEERQTKMFDDMVLQANANSYEEQTPDALKEPIDLSELPSRKQVALICRRHKSSIACLEQHPLFYRFVESLNPRTSINMCHPLALSYREKSFNDCKVALSKVLFNMFNHAIFHCGLMAPIVWKRGMTTHCKSELQVAASGRRTARILLWENISQPGMLIQPLLHEMCHAAAFVFNRETGHGDNCRRWVYQAKSAMPELPTVEDCQATFKYTCTMCCRCSYGRIEFELDRVRCHYCQFEVAVKPCRKDEICHGTRPDFTITPFKSFVRENYLKLGEEGGSTHSSRMRLLNEEYKKMNAPTG from the exons ATGTCTGGGAATCCGGACAGGAGTCTGGCGGACCTGTTCATGGACTGGCGCCTGGGGGACGAGAATGAGGACCCGGCGGCGGCAGGCTGTGACCCAGCCGTCAGCCCGGCCAGCACAACCCGATCCCAACTGGTTCATTTGAAGTCGCCGTGCAAGGTGCCCCAAACCGAAATCACCGAAACCCATACGGAGCCCAACGACAGTGTTATATTTGTGGACGCcgacatcagcagcagcagcagcaacagcaacagcagcgtaATTTTGGTGTCATCCGGGGTGTCCAATGAGTCGTTGGTCAGCTGCCTCCACTCGTCCCAGTACCACAGCACCTCGGAGAACGTAACCATCGAGGAGACCACAGACTGCGAGTTCGGACACTTGTCACTGGACTCGGACACCAACC GTCCTGGCGCCGCCGACATGGATGCGCCGAAGTTCTCCTTGAAGCGACACTCCCCGGATCCCGCGGACCACGATCTGGAGATCAAGAAAT TCCATCGGAATCTGGACGAGGTGGCCACCCCCTCGAATCGCTCGGTGGTGACGCGCAGCGGTCGCGCCGTGGTGACGCGCATGAACCACGCGTTCGACTACTCCTCCTCGCAGTCGAAGGACGACGGCGAGGAGGACTCCGATGACCAGTGGCTGGACACCGACGACGAGGAGTACCAGCAGGCTCTGGAGTTCGTGCAGCCCAAGTGGCATGGGTGCAAGCGGCGCAGCCTGgggaacagcagcagcagtgccTGCAGCACCGATGACAGCCAATCCTCGCCGGTGGCAGCGTCTTCCATTGTCTATCTCGAATTGGGCGAGCAAGTCGCCGTCGTAAGGGACGAGCCAAAGGCCAATATCGCCCTCGAGGATGATGGGGAACTCAAGACGCAGATGCACAAGTTTCTGGGCCTGATGGCGGCACGTCGCCGGCTCTACAATCCAGCGACCGACCACGATCCGGAGGAACCGCAGGAGAGTGTGGATAACCTATCGATCAGTCGTCTGCTGGACTCATCCCGTTCCTCGGCCACAGGCCTAGTCACGCCCTCACCCAAGCGCCTTACCCAGTCTCCCCGGACCCCGACGCCCACCTGGTCGAGCCTGAATTTGTCGCATCGCCGCCGCCCCACCCAGGAGGAGCGCCAGACGAAGATGTTCGACGACATGGTGTTGCAGGCCAATGCCAATTCGTACGAGGAGCAGACGCCGGATGCGCTCAAGGAGCCCATCGATCTGAGCGAACTGCCGAGCCGCAAGCAAGTGGCCCTCATCTGCCGCCGCCACAAGAGCAGCATTGCCTGCCTGGAGCAGCACCCGCTCTTCTACAGATTCGTCGAGTCGCTCAACC CGAGGACCTCCATTAACATGTGTCACCCGCTGGCGCTGAGCTACAGGGAGAAAAGCTTCAACGACTGCAAAGTGGCCCTGTCCAAAGTGCTCTTCAATATGTTCAACCACGCCATCTTCCACTGCGGCCTCATGGCGCCGATCGTTTGGAAGCGCGGCATGACCACGCACTGCAAAAGCGAACTGCAGGTGGCCGCCTCCGGGAGGCGCACCGCCCGCATTCTGCTGTGGGAGAACATCAGCCAGCCGGGCATGCTCATCCAGCCGCTGCTCCACGAGATGTGCCATGCGGCGGCCTTCGTTTTCAACCGCGAGACGGGACATGGCGACAACTGCCGCAGATG GGTCTACCAGGCGAAGAGCGCGATGCCGGAGCTTCCGACGGTCGAGGACTGTCAGGCCACCTTCAAGTACACCTGCACCATGTGCTGCCGCTGCTCGTACGGCAGGATCGAGTTCGAGCTGGACCGCGTGCGCTGCCACTACTGCCAGTTCGAGGTGGCCGTGAAGCCGTGCCGCAAGGATGAGATCTGCCACGGCACCCGGCCGGACTTCACGATCACCCCCTTCAAGTCCTTCGTCCGCGAGAACTACCTGAAGCTGGGCGAGGAGGGCGGCAGCACGCACAGCTCCAGGATGAGGCTGCTCAACGAAGAGTACAAAAAGATGAACGCCCCCACGGGCTAG